A single genomic interval of Cloacibacillus sp. harbors:
- a CDS encoding ABC transporter substrate-binding protein, with amino-acid sequence MKKFFAAALLVSMLFVSSAAMAAEKLTVYTSMKDSLIGALKDEFVKQNPGVQFDAYVAGAGKLMAKIAAERESGKLVVDVLWHSEVPDFYQLKKEGVLQPYKSPNMKFVESPVKDPEGYFTPARNGTLGIVYNTRFIKTAPKTWKDVLGKDYKDAFGVADPALSGTAYGSVAALTKIYGWKYFEDVQKNGGILGKGSGQVIDDTAMGDLVACIGVDYITMSKIKKGATLAMAYPKETIVLPSPVAIIKGTPNLPVAKKFVDFLLSKEGQQIIADNYTLPVRTDVTLPKDSPLPKPHAAVVNAIKLDFKNMSSEKEATIKKFKDVMRPGK; translated from the coding sequence GTGAAGAAGTTTTTTGCAGCAGCCCTACTTGTCTCAATGCTTTTTGTCTCAAGCGCGGCTATGGCGGCGGAGAAGCTCACCGTCTACACATCCATGAAGGACTCCCTTATCGGAGCGCTGAAAGATGAGTTTGTGAAGCAGAACCCCGGAGTGCAGTTTGACGCCTATGTGGCCGGAGCGGGCAAGCTCATGGCCAAAATAGCGGCGGAACGCGAATCGGGCAAGCTCGTAGTCGATGTGCTCTGGCACAGCGAAGTCCCAGACTTCTATCAGCTCAAGAAGGAAGGGGTTCTCCAGCCCTACAAATCACCGAACATGAAGTTTGTCGAAAGCCCCGTCAAGGACCCCGAGGGATATTTCACCCCCGCCCGCAACGGTACGCTCGGCATAGTCTACAACACCCGCTTCATCAAAACAGCTCCAAAGACATGGAAAGACGTTCTTGGCAAGGATTATAAAGACGCATTCGGCGTAGCCGACCCTGCGCTCTCCGGCACCGCGTACGGAAGCGTAGCGGCCCTCACGAAGATCTACGGATGGAAGTACTTTGAAGACGTCCAGAAGAACGGCGGCATCCTGGGCAAGGGTTCCGGCCAGGTCATCGACGACACGGCGATGGGCGACCTCGTTGCCTGCATCGGCGTCGACTACATCACGATGTCAAAGATAAAGAAGGGCGCCACGCTTGCTATGGCTTACCCGAAAGAAACGATAGTTCTGCCGAGCCCCGTAGCCATCATCAAGGGCACGCCGAACCTTCCCGTGGCGAAGAAATTCGTTGACTTCCTTCTTTCAAAGGAAGGCCAGCAGATCATAGCCGACAACTACACGCTGCCCGTAAGAACAGACGTAACGCTTCCGAAGGACAGCCCGCTGCCGAAGCCGCACGCAGCGGTCGTCAACGCCATCAAGCTTGACTTCAAAAACATGTCCTCAGAAAAAGAGGCCACAATCAAGAAGTTCAAGGATGTAATGCGCCCTGGCAAATAG
- a CDS encoding ABC transporter ATP-binding protein translates to MAEVKIEHVRKGYAKKAVYKDLNLTINDGECFTLLGPSGCGKTVMLRMIAGFESPDAGTIKIGGVMQSSPADKIMVPPDERSLGVVFQDYAVWPHMTVKENIIYPLKIQKVNAKEAEERTREAVESVNLTGLENRLPSQLSGGQQQRVALARALVAEPKIMLLDEPLTNLDANLREEMRFEIRALQKRKGVTVLYVTHDQEIALAISDRLAVLDQNGNICQIGTPTDVFEHPANAFVFRFMGVANMVPIDIRDGKIYPKGTDSAISEVVPDVVPENPILGCRPSDIDLIRNPEPGMPTAVIKRVNLLGPIVDQRLDFAGMELRSQLETHKAVDNDLIFKEGDKVGIRLANQLLFDAATLEGVVEND, encoded by the coding sequence TTGGCTGAAGTAAAAATTGAACATGTCCGAAAGGGCTATGCAAAAAAAGCAGTTTATAAAGATCTCAACCTGACTATAAACGACGGCGAGTGCTTCACGCTGCTTGGCCCGTCCGGCTGCGGAAAGACCGTCATGCTGCGCATGATAGCGGGCTTTGAGTCTCCGGACGCGGGCACGATAAAGATAGGCGGCGTAATGCAGTCCTCACCGGCAGATAAAATAATGGTGCCCCCGGACGAGCGCTCGCTTGGCGTCGTCTTTCAGGATTACGCCGTGTGGCCCCACATGACCGTCAAAGAGAACATAATCTATCCGCTCAAGATACAGAAGGTAAATGCGAAGGAGGCGGAGGAGAGGACGCGCGAAGCCGTTGAAAGCGTCAACCTCACGGGCCTTGAAAACAGGCTCCCGTCGCAGCTCTCGGGAGGCCAGCAGCAGCGAGTGGCCCTTGCGCGCGCGCTTGTCGCGGAGCCTAAGATAATGCTGCTTGACGAACCTCTGACGAACCTCGACGCGAACCTCCGCGAGGAGATGCGTTTTGAGATACGGGCGCTGCAAAAGAGAAAGGGCGTCACCGTCCTCTATGTAACGCACGACCAGGAGATAGCGCTCGCCATCTCCGACAGGCTCGCGGTGCTCGACCAGAATGGCAACATCTGCCAGATAGGAACGCCCACCGATGTCTTTGAACATCCCGCCAACGCCTTCGTCTTCCGCTTCATGGGCGTAGCGAACATGGTGCCCATCGACATCCGTGACGGCAAAATTTATCCTAAGGGCACGGATTCGGCCATTTCGGAGGTCGTCCCCGACGTCGTTCCTGAAAATCCGATCCTTGGTTGCCGTCCGTCTGACATCGACCTCATCCGAAACCCGGAGCCGGGGATGCCGACCGCCGTCATCAAGCGCGTCAACCTGCTGGGCCCAATCGTCGACCAGCGTCTTGACTTTGCCGGCATGGAGCTGCGCTCCCAGCTTGAAACGCACAAGGCCGTTGACAACGACCTCATCTTTAAAGAGGGCGACAAAGTAGGCATACGCCTCGCGAACCAGCTTCTCTTCGACGCCGCGACTCTGGAAGGAGTGGTTGAAAATGACTAG